In the genome of Xyrauchen texanus isolate HMW12.3.18 chromosome 33, RBS_HiC_50CHRs, whole genome shotgun sequence, one region contains:
- the wfikkn2b gene encoding WAP, Kazal, immunoglobulin, Kunitz and NTR domain-containing protein 2 encodes MWWMLFPRWIWFVAGQILLLFVDRQCVKGMTLQRVPYSHAGICPNDMNPNLWVDAMSTCTRECESDQECETFEKCCANVCGNQSCVAARYIDATGKKGPMGMPKEATCDKFMCNQQGSQCDIWDGQPVCKCRDRCEREPQFTCASDGMTYYNKCYMDAEACSKGISLSVVICRFHLTWPNTSPPQPAGTTAFPTTALQKTTPLDVHAPVMVGSPLQQSVFVGDTASFLCEVSGRPKPEITWEKQLEGQDNVVMKPNHVHGNVVVTNIGQLVIYNAQPLDAGIYTCTATNTGGSVQAHFPLSVVQREPVKKEEQTNSTGFPAEECSKVPDSDDCGEEKLNWFYDPQRNNCYTFTYGNCNKNQNHFKTYETCMLSCREELSAPCHLSSDQGPCKAYEPRWAYSASLHQCQPFIYGGCKGNENNFKTKEACEDACPFPRNHQCKPCKPRHKMVASFCKSDFVILGRMTELTEDQDSGHALITVEEILKDEKMGLKFFGKEPLEVTLQNMDWACPCPNITTADGQVIIMGEVNNGMAVLQPDSFISLSSIRRVRRLREVINKNTCDILKEFIQ; translated from the exons ATGTGGTGGATGCTGTTTCCTCGCTGGATCTGGTTCGTGGCGGGGCAGATTTTACTCCTGTTTGTGGACAGGCAATGCGTGAAAGGCATGACTTTGCAAAGAGTTCCGTATTCCCACGCAGGGATTTGTCCAAACGACATGAATCCAAATTTGTGGGTTGATGCAATGAGCACCTGCACGCGAGAATGTGAATCTGATCAG GAAtgtgaaacatttgaaaagtGCTGCGccaatgtttgtggtaatcaaagcTGTGTGGCAGCCCGCTACATTGATGCCACTGGAAAAAAAGGCCCCATGGGTATGCCTAAGGAAGCTACCTGCGACAAATTCATGTGTAATCAGCAAGGCTCTCAGTgtgacatctgggatggccagCCTGTGTGCAAGTGCCGTGACCGCTGTGAGAGGGAGCCCCAATTCACCTGCGCTTCTGACGGCATGACCTATTACAACAAGTGCTACATGGATGCGGAAGCCTGCTCCAAGGGAATCTCCCTGTCTGTAGTAATATGCAGGTTTCACCTCACCTGGCCTAATACTAGCCCACCTCAACCTGCAGGCACCACCGCCTTCCCCACCACCGCCCTGCAGAAAACCACCCCATTAGACGTGCATGCCCCTGTGATGGTGGGAAGCCCTTTGCAACAGTCTGTTTTTGTTGGTGATACAGCCAGCTTCCTTTGTGAAGTTTCTGGCCGGCCAAAGCCTGAGATAACCTGGGAGAAGCAGCTGGAGGGGCAAGACAACGTGGTCATGAAACCAAACCACGTACATGGAAATGTGGTCGTCACCAACATTGGCCAGCTGGTTATCTATAACGCCCAGCCGCTAGATGCAGGTATCTATACCTGCACGGCCACCAACACAGGTGGCTCTGTCCAAGCCCATTTTCCGCTGTCTGTGGTCCAGAGAGAGCCAGTCAAAAAAGAGGAGCAGACTAACAGCACAGGTTTCCCAGCCGAGGAGTGCTCGAAAGTGCCTGACAGTGACGACTGTGGGGAAGAAAAGCTTAATTGGTTTTATGACCCTCAGAGAAACAACTGCTACACTTTCACTTATGGTAACTGCAACAAAAACCAAAATCACTTTAAAACATACGAGACATGCATGTTGTCTTGCCGGGAAGAACTCTCTGCACCCTGTCACCTGTCGAGCGACCAGGGACCTTGCAAGGCGTACGAACCACGATGGGCCTACAGTGCGTCCCTACACCAGTGCCAACCCTTCATTTACGGTGGTTGTAAAGGCAACGAGAACAACTTTAAAACAAAAGAAGCATGTGAGGACGCCTGTCCGTTTCCAAGGAACCACCAGTGCAAGCCATGCAAGCCACGGCACAAGATGGTGGCCAGTTTCTGTAAAAGCGATTTTGTCATTCTGGGACGCATGACGGAGTTGACAGAGGACCAAGACTCCGGTCATGCTCTGATCACTGTGGAGGAGATCTTGAAGGATGAGAAAATGGGGCTGAAGTTCTTTGGGAAGGAGCCCTTGGAAGTGACATTGCAGAACATGGACTGGGCCTGTCCGTGTCCTAACATCACCACTGCAGATGGTCAAGTCATCATCATGGGTGAAGTGAATAATGGCATGGCTGTCCTACAGCCGGACAGCTTCATCAGCCTTTCCAGCATTCGACGTGTCCGTAGGCTCCGTGAGGTCATCAACAAAAACACCTGTGACATTTTGAAAGAGTTCATCCAATAG